A genomic stretch from Aerococcaceae bacterium zg-1292 includes:
- a CDS encoding RNA-binding S4 domain-containing protein, whose protein sequence is MRLDKFLKVSRLIKRRTVAKEVADQGRIEINGTVGKSSSNVKVGDELKIRFGNRLLTVEILAIQDTTKKAEAAELYKIIAEERIESKIEEKDEFLA, encoded by the coding sequence ATGCGATTAGATAAATTTTTAAAAGTATCTCGCTTAATTAAGCGGCGGACAGTGGCTAAAGAAGTGGCTGACCAAGGTAGAATTGAGATTAATGGGACAGTTGGTAAGTCGAGTAGTAATGTTAAAGTAGGCGATGAGTTAAAGATTCGCTTTGGTAACCGTTTATTAACCGTTGAAATTTTAGCGATTCAAGATACAACGAAAAAAGCAGAAGCGGCGGAGTTATACAAAATTATTGCTGAAGAACGTATTGAGTCTAAAATTGAAGAAAAAGATGAGTTTTTGGCTTAA
- the mfd gene encoding transcription-repair coupling factor, whose amino-acid sequence MIEQLNQVPFQAVIADLQIHLKPDMNQLVTGLDDSARAVLWAQLFRENPRQLLIVEPVATRLTQLVEDLQALLPDVPVVHFAVEESMALEFSFASYDNQMMRVEALSALASGEPCVVITSGLGLRKRLTPLEIWKEAQLQLSVGTEIERFELEKRLNYLGYSRETMVQSPGEYSIRGSIVDFYPLNLPYPVRVDFFDTEVDSIRYFDAETQASIENIDYVRVLPVKDLLFSLEEQKRLLPKLRDDLIKRTAKMNDESLEQIVNRRMEDHLDRLMEGEGLHHATAYLEYVDARGTTLIDYLSSEGVLIVNELDRVQNRERQAFEEDHFWIEQEVMKGDLLPGLSIKLSAIDAIKQAEQATVYCSVIQRGLGNLTFRAIHHVHFRSMNQFFNQMPVVKAEVDHWLHQDHLIQVVMPTIEEARKVVRLFEENEITPTIIQEANQPIEQAVNVVVGQLANGFELPLMKWVVLTEKELFNQVKRRVARQQNLSNAERIKSYNELEIGDYVVHINHGIGKYTGIDTIEINGVHRDMLAIVYQENARILIPVDQIHLLQKYVASEAKAPKLNKLGTTEWAKTKRKIATKIEDIADELIELYAKRESQRGYAFSKDTPEQEMFENAFAYVETQDQLRSAQEIKADMEKIRPMDRLLVGDVGYGKTEVAMRAAFKAVMDGKQVAFLVPTTILAQQHYNSLVERFADFPVNIGMLSRFVTKKQQAETIEKLALGQLDIVVGTHRVLSKDITFSDLGLLVVDEEQRFGVRHKERLKQLKSQVDVLTLTATPIPRTLHMSMIGVRDLSVIETPPSNRFPVQTYVMERNDGAIKSAIERELARGGQCFYLYNRVATIEQRANEIAELVPDARIAVAHGRMTEVQLETVLIDFIQGMYDILVTTTIIETGVDIPNANTLFIDMADHMGLSTLYQLRGRVGRTNRVAYAYLMYEPFKQLSEVSEKRLQAIQEFTELGSGFKIAMRDLSIRGAGNLLGKQQSGFIDSVGFDLYSQMLKEAVDMKRGLSRHKDSAASDSIEWDLLVDAYIPSTYIEDERQKIAIYKAIQRIESEEEYRKVQDELIDRFGEFPDEVADLLEIALIKYYGLSAGIIRIRQKVDKVHIDFNEQMTSKLQGVKIFEAMQDIPVKTQVAVNEGELRVTLNIKGLTADKWLAYLKRLARNVHVMNQETVKENETDK is encoded by the coding sequence ATGATTGAGCAATTAAATCAGGTGCCGTTTCAAGCGGTTATTGCCGATTTACAAATACATCTAAAGCCGGACATGAATCAATTAGTTACCGGCTTAGATGATAGTGCGCGTGCTGTATTGTGGGCGCAATTATTTAGGGAGAATCCACGACAATTGTTAATTGTTGAACCGGTGGCGACCCGTTTAACGCAGTTAGTAGAAGATTTACAAGCGCTGCTGCCTGATGTACCGGTCGTGCATTTTGCGGTAGAAGAGTCGATGGCTTTAGAGTTTTCATTTGCATCTTATGACAACCAGATGATGCGTGTGGAAGCTTTGTCAGCGTTAGCTAGCGGTGAACCATGCGTCGTTATTACCTCTGGATTAGGGTTACGCAAACGGTTAACGCCATTAGAAATATGGAAAGAAGCACAATTACAATTATCTGTAGGTACAGAAATTGAGCGTTTTGAACTAGAAAAACGCTTGAACTACTTAGGATATTCTAGAGAAACAATGGTGCAATCACCCGGTGAGTATAGTATTCGGGGGAGTATTGTTGATTTTTATCCGCTGAATTTACCTTATCCAGTTCGGGTAGATTTTTTTGATACTGAAGTGGATTCGATACGGTATTTTGATGCGGAAACACAGGCATCGATTGAAAATATTGATTATGTTCGTGTGTTGCCGGTTAAGGATTTATTATTTAGTTTAGAGGAACAAAAACGCTTATTGCCAAAACTGCGTGATGATTTAATTAAACGAACGGCTAAAATGAATGATGAATCCTTAGAACAGATAGTAAATCGTCGTATGGAGGACCATTTAGATCGGTTGATGGAAGGCGAGGGCTTGCATCACGCTACTGCATATTTGGAATATGTCGATGCTAGAGGGACAACATTAATTGATTATTTATCGAGCGAAGGCGTATTGATTGTCAATGAATTAGACCGTGTGCAAAACCGCGAGCGTCAAGCGTTTGAAGAGGATCATTTTTGGATTGAACAAGAAGTAATGAAAGGTGATTTACTGCCAGGTTTGTCCATTAAGTTGTCGGCTATCGACGCAATTAAGCAGGCTGAGCAAGCGACTGTGTATTGTTCGGTTATTCAACGCGGTTTAGGTAATTTAACTTTTAGAGCGATTCATCATGTACATTTTAGAAGTATGAATCAGTTTTTTAACCAAATGCCAGTGGTTAAAGCAGAAGTAGATCATTGGTTGCATCAAGACCATCTCATTCAAGTGGTTATGCCAACGATAGAAGAAGCGCGAAAAGTTGTTCGTTTGTTCGAAGAAAATGAAATAACGCCAACAATCATTCAAGAAGCGAATCAACCGATTGAACAAGCAGTGAATGTGGTAGTTGGGCAATTAGCCAATGGATTTGAATTGCCACTAATGAAATGGGTCGTTTTAACGGAAAAAGAATTATTCAATCAAGTGAAAAGACGTGTCGCACGGCAACAGAACTTATCGAATGCGGAACGGATTAAAAGTTATAATGAGTTAGAGATTGGTGACTATGTTGTCCATATAAATCACGGAATCGGTAAGTATACGGGTATTGATACGATTGAAATTAATGGCGTTCACCGCGATATGTTGGCAATTGTCTATCAAGAAAATGCCCGCATTTTAATACCGGTCGACCAAATTCATTTGCTGCAAAAATATGTGGCATCCGAAGCGAAAGCGCCAAAGCTTAACAAGCTAGGTACGACAGAGTGGGCGAAAACGAAACGGAAAATTGCAACGAAAATTGAAGATATTGCGGATGAATTGATTGAATTGTATGCCAAGCGTGAAAGTCAGCGAGGATATGCGTTTTCTAAAGATACGCCAGAACAGGAAATGTTTGAAAATGCCTTTGCCTATGTAGAAACACAAGACCAATTACGTAGTGCTCAAGAAATCAAAGCAGATATGGAAAAAATTCGTCCGATGGACCGATTATTAGTCGGTGATGTGGGTTATGGTAAGACTGAAGTAGCGATGCGTGCAGCCTTTAAAGCAGTGATGGATGGTAAACAAGTAGCATTCTTAGTGCCGACGACAATTTTAGCGCAACAACATTATAATTCATTGGTTGAACGCTTTGCTGATTTTCCAGTAAATATCGGTATGTTGAGTCGATTTGTAACGAAAAAGCAACAAGCGGAGACAATTGAAAAATTAGCCTTAGGGCAACTGGATATTGTGGTAGGAACGCACCGTGTGCTATCAAAAGATATCACATTTTCCGATTTAGGATTATTGGTGGTCGATGAAGAGCAGCGATTTGGAGTGCGTCATAAAGAGCGTTTGAAACAATTAAAATCACAAGTGGATGTGTTGACGCTGACAGCTACGCCGATTCCTAGAACTTTGCATATGTCGATGATTGGAGTGCGTGATTTGTCGGTTATTGAAACACCGCCGAGTAATCGTTTCCCGGTGCAAACATATGTGATGGAGCGCAATGATGGTGCGATTAAGTCAGCGATTGAACGTGAACTAGCGCGTGGTGGACAATGTTTTTACTTATATAATCGAGTTGCGACCATTGAACAGCGTGCGAATGAAATTGCAGAGTTAGTACCAGATGCGCGGATTGCGGTTGCGCATGGGCGGATGACGGAAGTACAACTGGAGACCGTGCTGATTGATTTTATCCAAGGGATGTACGATATTTTAGTCACGACGACGATTATCGAAACAGGTGTGGATATTCCTAATGCTAATACACTCTTTATCGATATGGCTGACCATATGGGCTTGTCAACCTTGTATCAGCTGAGAGGACGTGTCGGACGGACGAACCGTGTTGCTTATGCGTATTTAATGTATGAGCCATTCAAGCAATTAAGTGAAGTCAGCGAAAAACGTTTGCAGGCAATTCAAGAATTTACAGAGTTGGGCTCTGGATTTAAAATTGCGATGCGAGACTTATCGATTCGTGGAGCGGGTAATTTACTCGGTAAACAGCAATCAGGCTTTATTGATTCAGTTGGATTTGATTTATATTCACAAATGTTGAAAGAAGCTGTCGATATGAAACGTGGATTATCACGGCATAAAGATAGTGCTGCCTCGGATTCAATTGAGTGGGATTTACTAGTGGATGCGTATATTCCGTCTACTTATATCGAGGATGAACGGCAAAAGATTGCAATATATAAAGCGATTCAACGTATTGAATCAGAAGAAGAGTATCGCAAAGTGCAAGATGAATTGATTGACCGATTTGGTGAGTTTCCCGATGAAGTCGCTGATTTGCTTGAGATTGCGCTAATTAAATATTATGGCTTGTCGGCGGGGATTATTCGTATTCGGCAAAAAGTGGATAAAGTGCACATTGATTTTAATGAGCAGATGACTTCGAAATTGCAAGGCGTAAAAATATTTGAAGCGATGCAAGATATACCAGTGAAAACGCAAGTAGCTGTTAATGAAGGCGAGTTAAGAGTAACGCTTAACATAAAAGGTTTAACAGCCGATAAATGGTTAGCTTATTTGAAACGATTAGCACGCAACGTTCATGTGATGAATCAAGAAACCGTCAAAGAAAATGAAACAGATAAATAG
- a CDS encoding aminoacyl-tRNA hydrolase, which yields MKLIIGLGNPGERYAHTRHNVGFDAVDAFLEKHQLTMTDEKFRADYCVWHHKGERIYFMKPYTYMNLSGEALLPFMTYFGIGMEDILVIYDDLDLNLGRIRLRQNGSSGGHNGMKSIIEMLGSQSFNRIKVGIGRPKPGWKVVDHVLHVFDEDDSSLVHQAIDKTVAAVEHWIEHDDFSLTMNQYNQK from the coding sequence ATGAAATTAATCATTGGATTAGGGAATCCAGGAGAACGATACGCACATACACGGCATAATGTTGGGTTTGATGCGGTAGATGCGTTTTTAGAAAAACATCAATTGACGATGACAGACGAAAAGTTTCGTGCAGATTATTGTGTGTGGCACCATAAGGGTGAGCGAATTTATTTTATGAAGCCGTACACGTATATGAATTTATCCGGCGAAGCGTTATTGCCGTTTATGACATACTTCGGTATTGGTATGGAAGATATATTAGTGATTTATGATGATTTAGATTTAAATCTCGGGCGTATTCGTTTGCGTCAAAATGGGAGTTCCGGTGGACATAACGGAATGAAAAGTATTATTGAGATGCTTGGCAGTCAATCGTTTAATCGCATCAAAGTCGGTATTGGGCGACCAAAGCCAGGTTGGAAAGTAGTTGACCATGTCTTACACGTGTTCGATGAAGATGACAGTAGTTTGGTTCATCAAGCGATTGATAAAACAGTGGCGGCTGTTGAACATTGGATTGAGCATGATGACTTTTCGTTGACGATGAATCAGTATAATCAAAAGTAA
- a CDS encoding L-lactate dehydrogenase: protein MSQTLSKSKIILVGDGAVGSSFAFATVTQNIGRELGIIDINYQKTEGDALDLSSALAFTSPKKIYAATYEDCHDADIVVITAGAAQKPGETRLDLVHKNLNIFKGIIKSIVDSGFNGIFLIAANPVDVLTYATWKFSGFPKERVIGSGTSLDTARFRQRIAELVNVDARNVHGYILGEHGDTEFPVWSHANIGGLQIAEWVKRHPEVDEEELVNMFFKVRDAAYEIIEKKGATYYGIAVALASICKAILDDNKAIFPLSVYLDGEYGQKDIFIGAPAVIGRQGIESVIEIPLNDAESERMDLSAKTLKKVIDEGFALLEEEK from the coding sequence ATGTCACAAACATTATCAAAAAGTAAAATTATTTTAGTCGGTGACGGTGCTGTTGGCTCAAGTTTTGCATTTGCAACTGTTACTCAAAATATCGGACGTGAATTAGGAATTATCGATATCAACTACCAAAAAACGGAAGGTGACGCATTGGACTTATCCAGCGCTCTAGCGTTTACTTCTCCTAAAAAAATCTACGCTGCAACATACGAAGACTGTCATGACGCAGATATCGTTGTTATTACTGCTGGTGCTGCTCAAAAACCTGGGGAAACACGTTTAGATTTAGTTCACAAAAACCTAAATATTTTTAAAGGTATTATTAAGTCCATTGTTGATTCTGGCTTTAACGGTATCTTTTTAATCGCTGCAAACCCAGTGGATGTTTTAACTTATGCAACATGGAAATTCTCTGGCTTCCCTAAAGAGCGTGTTATCGGTTCTGGTACTTCATTAGATACCGCACGTTTCCGTCAACGTATCGCTGAATTAGTCAACGTTGATGCACGTAATGTTCACGGTTATATTTTAGGCGAACACGGTGATACAGAATTCCCAGTATGGTCTCATGCTAATATCGGTGGTCTACAAATCGCTGAATGGGTAAAACGTCACCCAGAAGTTGACGAAGAAGAATTAGTGAATATGTTCTTTAAAGTGCGTGATGCTGCGTATGAAATTATCGAGAAAAAAGGTGCGACTTACTACGGTATCGCAGTTGCTCTAGCAAGTATTTGTAAAGCTATCTTAGATGATAACAAAGCAATCTTCCCATTATCAGTATACTTAGACGGTGAATATGGTCAAAAAGATATCTTCATCGGTGCCCCAGCAGTAATTGGTCGCCAAGGTATCGAAAGTGTTATCGAAATTCCATTAAACGATGCCGAATCAGAACGTATGGACTTATCGGCAAAAACATTGAAAAAAGTTATCGACGAAGGCTTCGCATTGTTAGAAGAAGAAAAATAA
- the nusB gene encoding transcription antitermination factor NusB: protein MVKHLKNKLTKRRHVREKAVQTLFQLIEAPEYLTPEVATAFALEAGNDPEIGFDEVGDAYLYEIVEGVLAHQEAIDKEIESFLSDWTIDRLAKIDLVVLRVAFYELLYVDHERVPAKVAVNEAIDLSKLFSDEKSRRFVSGVLLEYLNQHQEA from the coding sequence ATGGTGAAGCACTTGAAAAATAAGTTAACGAAGCGTCGTCATGTACGTGAAAAAGCAGTGCAAACATTGTTTCAGCTAATTGAAGCTCCGGAGTATTTAACACCGGAAGTGGCAACTGCATTTGCGCTTGAAGCAGGCAATGACCCAGAAATTGGCTTCGATGAAGTGGGAGATGCTTATTTATACGAAATTGTTGAAGGTGTCTTGGCGCATCAAGAGGCAATTGATAAAGAAATTGAATCCTTTTTATCAGATTGGACTATCGACCGGCTAGCAAAAATTGACTTAGTCGTGTTACGAGTGGCTTTTTATGAATTATTATATGTGGATCATGAGCGAGTACCAGCTAAAGTGGCGGTTAACGAGGCGATTGATTTGAGTAAATTATTCAGCGACGAAAAATCACGGCGCTTTGTCAGTGGTGTGTTGTTGGAGTACTTAAACCAACATCAAGAAGCATAA
- a CDS encoding Asp23/Gls24 family envelope stress response protein: protein MAKQTSIPFEASHENRLGEMNITTTVLETIAAKAATKVEGIYNANRSFQKISGSIFSLEREKIGAKVRRNEASIAIDLDIQVKYGYSVPKVAMQVQERVKEQILFMTDLVIDEVNVHVISVETDTAQADFFHLDDENGEALEK, encoded by the coding sequence ATGGCGAAACAAACATCAATTCCATTTGAAGCATCACACGAAAATCGTTTAGGTGAGATGAATATTACAACAACAGTCCTTGAAACAATTGCAGCCAAAGCAGCAACTAAAGTTGAAGGGATTTACAATGCGAATCGTTCATTCCAAAAAATTTCAGGAAGTATCTTCAGCTTAGAGCGTGAAAAAATAGGGGCAAAAGTACGTCGTAACGAAGCGTCAATCGCGATTGACTTAGATATTCAAGTGAAGTACGGTTATTCAGTGCCAAAAGTAGCGATGCAAGTTCAAGAACGTGTGAAAGAGCAAATTTTATTTATGACAGATTTAGTGATTGATGAAGTCAATGTGCATGTTATTTCAGTTGAAACGGATACGGCACAAGCTGATTTTTTCCATTTAGATGATGAAAATGGTGAAGCACTTGAAAAATAA
- a CDS encoding aminopeptidase P family protein translates to MQRINRVREQLSKHGADSLLVTNLKNVYYLASFTGSAGAVLVTPENQYFITDFRYNTQAHEQAKGFTVRIHKKGVYQEVADILAEEQLSTVAIEADDMNVSTYLTVKDLFPATIVETSLLVEKIRAIKEPEEIAIIKEACEITDQAFEHILTFIKPGVTEIEVANELERFLKSKGASEMSFDTIVASGVRSSMPHGVASDKVIEDGDMITLDFGCYYKGYSSDMTRTIALGSVNPKLEEIYAIVLEAHERVTRAAKAGMTGKEMDAIARDYITEKGYGAEFGHSTGHGLGLDVHEQPGVNFRNEQPLEVNMVVTNEPGIYVDGLGGVRIEDDLVIQADGAYSLNRSPKHLIVL, encoded by the coding sequence ATGCAAAGAATCAATCGAGTACGTGAGCAATTATCAAAACATGGAGCTGACAGTTTATTAGTAACGAATTTGAAGAATGTTTATTATTTAGCATCGTTTACAGGTTCAGCGGGTGCGGTGTTAGTAACACCCGAAAATCAATATTTTATTACAGATTTTCGCTATAATACACAAGCGCATGAGCAAGCAAAAGGATTTACGGTGCGCATCCATAAAAAAGGTGTCTACCAAGAAGTAGCTGATATTTTAGCTGAGGAACAGTTATCGACGGTTGCGATTGAAGCAGATGATATGAATGTGTCAACCTATTTAACGGTTAAAGACTTATTCCCAGCGACAATTGTCGAGACAAGTTTATTAGTTGAAAAAATCCGTGCGATTAAAGAACCGGAAGAAATAGCTATCATTAAAGAAGCTTGTGAGATTACAGACCAAGCGTTTGAGCATATTTTAACATTTATCAAACCAGGTGTGACTGAAATTGAAGTAGCTAATGAGTTAGAGCGTTTCTTAAAATCTAAAGGCGCTTCGGAAATGTCGTTTGATACTATCGTGGCTAGTGGTGTGCGTTCATCAATGCCGCACGGTGTTGCTAGTGATAAAGTGATTGAAGATGGCGATATGATTACGCTAGATTTTGGATGCTATTATAAAGGCTATAGCTCAGACATGACTCGTACGATTGCGTTAGGTAGTGTCAATCCTAAATTAGAAGAAATTTATGCGATTGTATTAGAAGCGCATGAACGCGTGACTCGTGCGGCAAAAGCGGGTATGACAGGTAAAGAGATGGATGCGATTGCGCGTGATTATATTACTGAAAAAGGTTATGGCGCGGAATTTGGACACAGTACAGGACATGGTTTAGGGCTTGATGTTCACGAACAACCTGGAGTTAATTTCCGTAATGAACAGCCGTTGGAAGTGAATATGGTTGTAACGAATGAGCCTGGAATATATGTAGATGGCTTAGGTGGCGTGCGTATTGAAGATGACTTGGTCATTCAAGCAGATGGCGCGTATAGTTTAAACCGTAGTCCTAAGCATTTAATTGTACTATAA
- a CDS encoding ComGF family competence protein, whose protein sequence is MSYLKRLNRKGFILWEALLSLFIISMMVHSLFSALSSYQKIRQLEIDNHAADWVQLMVMLEQELKHYQLESVTPTQINLSAGKQPYQIVLQNNKLFKKPGHQPYAYEVKEWYVSYQAPVIEIVLTYQNNQTFSGVIHLEE, encoded by the coding sequence ATGTCTTACTTGAAGCGATTGAATAGAAAAGGATTTATACTGTGGGAAGCTTTGTTATCATTATTCATCATTAGTATGATGGTACATAGTCTTTTCAGTGCGTTATCGTCTTATCAGAAAATTCGCCAGCTAGAAATTGATAATCATGCCGCTGATTGGGTGCAGTTGATGGTAATGTTAGAGCAAGAGTTAAAGCACTATCAACTTGAGAGTGTGACACCGACTCAAATTAATTTATCTGCCGGCAAGCAGCCCTATCAAATAGTGTTACAAAATAACAAATTGTTTAAGAAACCCGGGCATCAACCTTATGCTTATGAAGTAAAAGAGTGGTATGTTTCTTATCAAGCACCTGTAATTGAAATTGTCTTAACTTATCAAAACAATCAAACATTTTCAGGAGTGATTCATCTTGAAGAATAA
- a CDS encoding prepilin-type N-terminal cleavage/methylation domain-containing protein codes for MREKLVKKLLCIKNKKGFTLIEMLIVLIIVALLMAIIIPNVAGQRDRIEKQARANIAEIIETQVNTYNLVESSKDASLAKLVSEGYITQKQSDEAERLLKLTSDAVIQLPINVE; via the coding sequence ATGAGAGAGAAGCTAGTAAAAAAGTTACTGTGCATCAAGAATAAAAAAGGATTTACATTAATAGAGATGCTGATTGTACTAATTATCGTGGCACTATTAATGGCGATTATTATTCCAAACGTTGCCGGTCAACGCGACCGAATTGAAAAGCAAGCGCGAGCTAATATTGCTGAAATTATTGAAACGCAAGTCAATACGTATAATTTAGTAGAAAGTTCAAAAGATGCGTCCTTGGCAAAATTAGTTTCAGAAGGCTATATTACGCAAAAACAATCGGATGAGGCAGAACGTTTGTTAAAACTTACTTCGGATGCTGTAATTCAGTTGCCAATCAATGTGGAGTAG
- a CDS encoding type II secretion system F family protein, whose translation MGIFQRKAITNLKLFERKPISKLPAKDQSYFLRTLYELLTEGFSLNQALVFMELLMPKYQPLIHILVTTLASGKGIEIGLRQIGYSLDIVAQLYYAQRQGRFYDALLTSANKLAKSQENKVKIIKVLMYPCVMFVFLIILLLGMRLFLLPHITSFISQETFDSNILVRVLILFFTYLPQLMLGGLGIVVVIYLFFDLYLMKQTYMTRNKILLKVPIIRHWIRSYTTYKLADTLGHFIGGGFSIQQTIDFIVQYPIDPFLSELALYLQSGYQQGEELKTTLDQLQLFRSEFGMIIYQGELTSQLPTKCLVYAAKILSDMLEDIAKKLTYLQPILFIIIAVMVMAMYLLMMLPMLTMDGL comes from the coding sequence ATGGGTATCTTTCAACGAAAAGCTATCACCAATTTGAAATTATTTGAGCGCAAACCCATTTCTAAATTACCTGCCAAAGATCAATCTTATTTTTTACGAACCTTATATGAATTATTGACAGAGGGATTTTCCTTGAATCAAGCATTGGTCTTCATGGAACTTTTGATGCCGAAGTATCAGCCGTTGATTCATATATTGGTGACAACCTTAGCGTCGGGTAAAGGGATTGAGATTGGATTGCGTCAAATAGGCTATTCGCTCGATATAGTTGCACAACTTTATTACGCTCAGCGACAAGGTCGGTTTTATGATGCATTGTTAACGAGTGCAAATAAATTAGCTAAAAGCCAAGAAAATAAAGTGAAGATTATCAAAGTATTGATGTATCCGTGTGTGATGTTTGTCTTTTTGATTATCCTACTATTAGGGATGCGCTTGTTCTTATTACCCCATATAACCAGTTTTATTTCTCAGGAAACCTTTGATTCGAATATACTCGTTCGCGTATTGATACTTTTTTTCACGTACTTGCCGCAGTTGATGCTAGGCGGCTTAGGGATTGTAGTCGTTATCTATTTGTTTTTTGATTTATATTTAATGAAACAAACTTACATGACTCGTAACAAAATATTACTTAAAGTACCCATTATACGGCATTGGATTCGCAGTTACACGACCTATAAATTAGCAGATACTTTAGGACATTTTATCGGTGGCGGGTTTTCTATTCAACAAACGATTGATTTTATCGTGCAGTATCCGATAGATCCATTTCTTAGTGAATTGGCATTGTATTTGCAGTCAGGGTATCAGCAAGGCGAGGAATTGAAGACGACACTTGACCAGTTACAGTTGTTTCGCTCTGAGTTTGGCATGATTATCTATCAGGGCGAGTTAACGAGTCAATTGCCAACGAAGTGTTTAGTTTATGCTGCCAAAATTTTGTCAGATATGTTGGAAGATATCGCAAAAAAATTGACATATTTACAACCAATCCTGTTTATTATCATTGCGGTTATGGTGATGGCGATGTATTTATTGATGATGTTACCAATGTTAACAATGGATGGTTTATAA
- the tadA gene encoding Flp pilus assembly complex ATPase component TadA has translation MVVLLTNGKKLISYLKFLANLDVGEKRKPQSGAIHYQTSIGRIELRLSTITNIDLIESLVIRVIHQKKQEQNHLDVYFPDDLVRLKRLVQRKSGLILFSGPVGSGKTTTIYHLLRERMAQETLQIITMEDPVEIIEPQFLQTEVNYRAGVSYEQLIKAALRHHPDILLIGEIRDEETAKMVIRGALTGHLMIATIHAKNTLGVIGRLQELSVTNQQIQQTLIGIVSQRLIPSFHDNRYALFEILEGQALLGACHQEPAIFKTLNQKLRKAWANGYLSTKSYHQFEII, from the coding sequence ATAGTCGTACTTTTGACTAATGGTAAAAAATTAATTAGTTATCTTAAATTTTTGGCGAATTTAGATGTTGGAGAAAAGCGGAAACCACAGTCGGGCGCGATTCATTATCAAACATCCATCGGGCGGATTGAGCTGCGTTTGTCGACGATTACTAATATTGATTTAATCGAGTCGTTAGTCATCCGGGTTATTCATCAAAAAAAGCAGGAACAAAATCATTTAGATGTCTACTTTCCAGATGATTTAGTGCGTTTGAAGCGATTGGTACAACGAAAAAGTGGATTAATTTTATTTTCGGGTCCGGTAGGGTCAGGTAAGACGACGACCATTTATCATTTATTACGCGAGCGTATGGCGCAAGAGACGCTACAAATCATTACAATGGAAGACCCTGTGGAGATTATTGAGCCACAATTTCTACAAACAGAGGTTAATTATCGTGCAGGTGTCTCTTACGAGCAGTTGATTAAAGCAGCGTTGCGTCACCATCCCGATATATTATTAATCGGAGAAATTCGAGATGAGGAAACAGCAAAAATGGTTATTCGTGGAGCGTTGACGGGTCATTTGATGATTGCGACGATTCATGCGAAAAACACCTTAGGTGTAATTGGTCGCCTGCAAGAATTATCGGTAACTAATCAGCAAATTCAGCAAACACTCATCGGTATTGTATCACAGCGGTTAATTCCAAGTTTTCATGATAATCGATATGCCTTATTTGAAATACTGGAGGGGCAAGCATTACTGGGTGCATGTCATCAGGAACCGGCGATATTTAAAACATTGAATCAAAAACTGAGAAAGGCGTGGGCAAATGGGTATCTTTCAACGAAAAGCTATCACCAATTTGAAATTATTTGA
- a CDS encoding DUF1447 family protein, with product MIFKATYQETKTQVPLRENTKSLYIKADSKVEAREKFDQNTPYSIEYLQEISEAHLEYEREHNPDFEILEF from the coding sequence ATGATTTTTAAAGCAACTTATCAAGAAACAAAGACACAAGTCCCCTTACGTGAAAATACTAAGTCACTTTACATTAAAGCTGACAGCAAAGTTGAAGCCCGTGAAAAATTTGACCAAAACACACCATACAGTATTGAATACTTACAAGAAATTTCAGAAGCGCACTTAGAGTATGAGCGCGAACATAATCCTGATTTTGAAATCTTGGAGTTTTAA